In Chelonia mydas isolate rCheMyd1 chromosome 18, rCheMyd1.pri.v2, whole genome shotgun sequence, a single genomic region encodes these proteins:
- the ANKRD65 gene encoding ankyrin repeat domain-containing protein 65 isoform X1: MIGMRAEAELLRRWMELSEEMTLEGESMGNSSESGIQLMENNSLSGPVHRGWRELHLAAWDGNTHVMKQLLRQGAVIESRDENGWTPLHSATLKGSIMLVKFLVQRGAVVHATDRAHYTPLHHASWSGHTQVAEFLLARGSPASAVTKGGLTPLHCAAASGHTLIVQLLLQQGTDPASGDNNRWTALHWATVNSQLHIMDLLLCQGLSPDLGSNGGITALHIAAETGRSDALRFLLAKSANINAQDGLGRTALAIASDNGNREITGLLLESKADVNMKDRYGCTALHKAAAAGHLALVHLLVEKGAVTNIRDCLNLTPLHRAACCGHSEVASYLLDHGAEINAAGWLNKTPLHLAVEKNHFLLMELLLGKGASLSLRTRWHETVQDLASGRLLPGGTPSTSQEKMTSCNPDLN, translated from the exons ATGATTG gaATGAGAGCAGAGGCCGAGCTCCTGAGGAGGTGGATGGAGCTGAGTGAGGAGATGACCCTGGAAGGAGAGTCGATGGGGAACAGCTCTGAATCTGGCATTCAGCTCATGGAGAATAACTCACTGTCTGGCCCTGTGCACCGGGGCTGGAGAGAGCTTCACCTGGCAGCTTGGGACGGCAACACCCACGTGATGAAGCAGCTACTGCGGCAGGGGGCAGTGATAGAGAGCAG GGACGAGAATGGATGGACGCCCTTACACAGCGCCACGCTGAAGGGGTCCATCATGCTGGTGAAGTTCCTGGTGCAGCGTGGAGCCGTGGTCCATGCCACAGACAGAGCACACTACACCCCGCTGCACCATGCCTCTTGGAGCGGCCATACCCAAGTGGCTGAGTTTCTCCTGGCTCGGGGATCCCCAGCATCAGCCGTGACTAAAGGGGGCCTCACCCCACTTCACTGTGCAGCAGCCAGCGGCCACACCCTCATCGTGCAGTTGCTCCTACAGCAAGGCACAGATCCTGCCAGCGGGGACAACAACCGGTGGACAGCACTGCACTGGGCGACTGTGAACAGCCAGCTGCATATCATGGACTTGCTGCTTTGCCAGGGTCTCTCCCCGGATCTGGGCAGTAACGGAGGCATCACAGCACTGCACATCGCGGCAGAGACGGGAAGAAGTGACGCTCTAAGATTCTTGCTAGCCAAGAGTGCCAACATCAATGCTCAAGATGGGCTGGGGAGAACAGCACTTGCCATTGCATCCGATAATGGCAATCGAGAG ATTACAGGACTGTTGCTGGAAAGCAAAGCTGACGTGAACATGAAGGACCGCTACGGCTGCACGGCACTCCACAAGGCAGCAGCTGCGGGACACTTGGCCCTCGTCCACCTGCTGGTTGAGAAAGGAGCTGTCACCAACATTAGAGACTGTCTGAATCTGACTCCGCTTCACAGAGCTGCCTGTTGTGGGCACAGCGAGGTAGCCAGTTACCTTCTGGACCATGGAGCTGAGATCAATGCAGCCGGCTGGCTAAACAAAACCCCACTACACCTGgctgtggaaaaaaatcacttccttttaatggagctgctgctggggaagggggcaagTCTGTCCCTCAGAACTCGCTGGCATGAAACGGTACAGGATCTAGCGTCAGGCAGGCTCCTTCCTGGGGGCACTCCGTCCACTTCCCAGGAGAAGATGACAAGCTGCAATCCCGACCTGAACTAG
- the ANKRD65 gene encoding ankyrin repeat domain-containing protein 65 isoform X2, producing the protein MRAEAELLRRWMELSEEMTLEGESMGNSSESGIQLMENNSLSGPVHRGWRELHLAAWDGNTHVMKQLLRQGAVIESRDENGWTPLHSATLKGSIMLVKFLVQRGAVVHATDRAHYTPLHHASWSGHTQVAEFLLARGSPASAVTKGGLTPLHCAAASGHTLIVQLLLQQGTDPASGDNNRWTALHWATVNSQLHIMDLLLCQGLSPDLGSNGGITALHIAAETGRSDALRFLLAKSANINAQDGLGRTALAIASDNGNREITGLLLESKADVNMKDRYGCTALHKAAAAGHLALVHLLVEKGAVTNIRDCLNLTPLHRAACCGHSEVASYLLDHGAEINAAGWLNKTPLHLAVEKNHFLLMELLLGKGASLSLRTRWHETVQDLASGRLLPGGTPSTSQEKMTSCNPDLN; encoded by the exons ATGAGAGCAGAGGCCGAGCTCCTGAGGAGGTGGATGGAGCTGAGTGAGGAGATGACCCTGGAAGGAGAGTCGATGGGGAACAGCTCTGAATCTGGCATTCAGCTCATGGAGAATAACTCACTGTCTGGCCCTGTGCACCGGGGCTGGAGAGAGCTTCACCTGGCAGCTTGGGACGGCAACACCCACGTGATGAAGCAGCTACTGCGGCAGGGGGCAGTGATAGAGAGCAG GGACGAGAATGGATGGACGCCCTTACACAGCGCCACGCTGAAGGGGTCCATCATGCTGGTGAAGTTCCTGGTGCAGCGTGGAGCCGTGGTCCATGCCACAGACAGAGCACACTACACCCCGCTGCACCATGCCTCTTGGAGCGGCCATACCCAAGTGGCTGAGTTTCTCCTGGCTCGGGGATCCCCAGCATCAGCCGTGACTAAAGGGGGCCTCACCCCACTTCACTGTGCAGCAGCCAGCGGCCACACCCTCATCGTGCAGTTGCTCCTACAGCAAGGCACAGATCCTGCCAGCGGGGACAACAACCGGTGGACAGCACTGCACTGGGCGACTGTGAACAGCCAGCTGCATATCATGGACTTGCTGCTTTGCCAGGGTCTCTCCCCGGATCTGGGCAGTAACGGAGGCATCACAGCACTGCACATCGCGGCAGAGACGGGAAGAAGTGACGCTCTAAGATTCTTGCTAGCCAAGAGTGCCAACATCAATGCTCAAGATGGGCTGGGGAGAACAGCACTTGCCATTGCATCCGATAATGGCAATCGAGAG ATTACAGGACTGTTGCTGGAAAGCAAAGCTGACGTGAACATGAAGGACCGCTACGGCTGCACGGCACTCCACAAGGCAGCAGCTGCGGGACACTTGGCCCTCGTCCACCTGCTGGTTGAGAAAGGAGCTGTCACCAACATTAGAGACTGTCTGAATCTGACTCCGCTTCACAGAGCTGCCTGTTGTGGGCACAGCGAGGTAGCCAGTTACCTTCTGGACCATGGAGCTGAGATCAATGCAGCCGGCTGGCTAAACAAAACCCCACTACACCTGgctgtggaaaaaaatcacttccttttaatggagctgctgctggggaagggggcaagTCTGTCCCTCAGAACTCGCTGGCATGAAACGGTACAGGATCTAGCGTCAGGCAGGCTCCTTCCTGGGGGCACTCCGTCCACTTCCCAGGAGAAGATGACAAGCTGCAATCCCGACCTGAACTAG